The proteins below come from a single Roseiflexus sp. RS-1 genomic window:
- a CDS encoding heterodisulfide reductase-related iron-sulfur binding cluster: protein MTEAFREIYWNVGETVGSLTVYGSALIVLAVMTWGVLRDVNRWRKGRPDMRIDNLRKRAVEFVVQVFGQKKTLKDRRPGIMHAIVFFGFIALFIGTDIIAVEEDFTVPLMGENAGKILVGEFYKNYELIMDFMGLLFIAGLIWMAYRRYTRYPDRLHNRRTDLWALAVLGYIGFSGYFIEGLRLANQTIGGVPVFTQDWAPRAFVGYGLAILFRNIGLGDGSPVGLGLHLFFWFSHTLASFAFIASIPFSKLQHIIYTPLNTFFRDLEPKGALTPIPNLEAEIEKDEPRLGVATLADFTWKQRLDFDACMQCGRCQSKCPAYASGSQLSPKFLITKMANLQRGEPVLLHDGSLGRAHTVLSTDQYNEAPKPIAERTPVYATIEGDRETLPLVEHGIYTENEIWSCTTCRACMEECPAMIEHVDLIVDVRRNLTMIQSEVPSNVKRVLEGIERAGNPWRLPARERTAWTDGLDVPTMAEKESAEVLYWVGCAPAYDERSKRVARAMVQLLTRAGVDFAILGEEESCTGDPARRMGEELLFQAQAQTNIETMHQYRFKKIVTTCAHCFNTIKNEYPQFGGRAGIDYQVVHHTDLLAQLVREGKLTPKRPINQKVVYHDPCYIGRYNDIYDSPRAVLQAIPGVQLVEAPDWNRERAMCCGGGGGNVWMEGWGKRGVNAIRLEQLMQEKPQTLALACPFCMVMFEDAAKNAGVDEQLARKDMAELLLESLDGES from the coding sequence ATGACCGAAGCCTTCCGTGAGATTTACTGGAATGTTGGCGAGACGGTCGGCTCGCTGACGGTGTATGGTTCTGCGCTCATCGTGCTGGCGGTGATGACGTGGGGAGTGCTGCGCGACGTCAATCGCTGGCGCAAAGGGCGCCCCGATATGCGGATCGACAACCTCCGCAAACGCGCAGTCGAGTTCGTAGTGCAGGTGTTCGGGCAGAAAAAGACGCTCAAAGACCGGCGACCGGGCATTATGCATGCCATCGTCTTCTTCGGTTTCATCGCGCTCTTTATCGGCACCGACATCATCGCCGTCGAAGAAGATTTTACCGTGCCGCTTATGGGAGAGAACGCCGGGAAAATCCTGGTCGGTGAGTTCTACAAGAACTATGAGCTGATCATGGATTTCATGGGGTTGCTCTTTATCGCCGGTCTGATCTGGATGGCGTACCGTCGCTACACCAGATACCCCGACCGGCTGCACAACCGGCGCACCGATCTGTGGGCGCTGGCAGTGCTGGGGTACATCGGCTTCAGCGGGTACTTTATCGAGGGGTTGCGGCTGGCGAACCAGACGATCGGCGGCGTGCCGGTGTTCACCCAGGATTGGGCGCCGCGTGCGTTTGTCGGCTATGGACTGGCGATCCTGTTTCGCAACATCGGTCTCGGCGATGGGAGTCCGGTCGGATTGGGGTTGCACCTGTTCTTCTGGTTCAGTCACACGCTGGCATCGTTCGCGTTCATTGCGTCGATACCGTTCTCGAAACTTCAGCACATCATCTATACGCCGCTCAACACATTCTTCCGCGATCTGGAGCCAAAAGGGGCGCTGACTCCCATTCCCAATCTGGAAGCCGAAATCGAGAAGGACGAACCGCGCCTCGGTGTGGCGACGCTGGCGGATTTCACCTGGAAACAGCGGCTCGATTTCGATGCCTGTATGCAGTGCGGGCGGTGTCAGTCGAAGTGTCCGGCATACGCTTCGGGATCACAACTGTCGCCCAAGTTCCTGATCACCAAAATGGCGAACCTGCAACGCGGCGAACCGGTGCTGTTGCACGACGGCAGCCTGGGGCGGGCGCATACGGTTTTGAGCACCGACCAGTATAACGAAGCGCCTAAACCAATCGCCGAGCGCACGCCGGTCTATGCAACGATCGAGGGTGACCGCGAGACGCTGCCGCTGGTCGAACACGGAATCTATACCGAGAACGAGATCTGGTCGTGTACGACATGCCGCGCCTGTATGGAAGAGTGCCCGGCAATGATCGAACATGTCGACCTGATCGTTGATGTGCGGCGCAACCTGACCATGATCCAGAGTGAGGTGCCCTCGAATGTCAAGCGTGTGCTGGAAGGCATCGAACGCGCTGGCAATCCGTGGCGCCTGCCAGCACGTGAGCGCACTGCCTGGACGGATGGGCTGGACGTGCCGACGATGGCGGAGAAGGAGAGCGCCGAGGTGCTGTACTGGGTCGGATGCGCCCCCGCCTATGATGAGCGCTCGAAACGTGTCGCCCGCGCGATGGTGCAACTGTTGACCCGCGCTGGCGTCGATTTTGCGATCCTCGGCGAGGAGGAGAGTTGCACCGGCGACCCGGCGCGCCGCATGGGAGAGGAACTCCTGTTCCAGGCACAGGCGCAGACAAATATCGAAACCATGCATCAGTACAGGTTCAAGAAGATCGTGACAACCTGCGCACACTGTTTCAATACGATCAAGAACGAGTATCCGCAATTTGGCGGGCGCGCTGGCATCGATTATCAGGTCGTTCACCATACCGACTTGCTGGCGCAACTGGTGCGCGAAGGGAAACTCACACCGAAACGACCGATCAATCAGAAGGTCGTCTACCACGATCCATGCTATATCGGGCGCTACAATGATATTTACGACTCGCCGCGCGCAGTGCTGCAAGCCATTCCTGGCGTGCAACTCGTCGAAGCGCCGGATTGGAACCGTGAACGGGCGATGTGCTGCGGCGGCGGCGGCGGCAATGTCTGGATGGAAGGATGGGGCAAGCGTGGCGTCAATGCAATCCGCCTGGAGCAGTTGATGCAAGAGAAACCGCAAACGCTGGCGCTCGCATGTCCGTTCTGCATGGTCATGTTCGAGGACGCAGCAAAGAATGCCGGTGTCGATGAGCAACTGGCACGGAAGGATATGGCGGAATTGCTGCTCGAGTCGCTGGATGGGGAGAGCTGA
- a CDS encoding (Fe-S)-binding protein, with translation MTAQPRRRAALFVTCIVDQIYPDIGFAAAELLERQGVEVHVPRGLTCCGQMAFNAGFRDDAYAVAGRTIEILRNQGDVVLPSGSCGSMIRHLYHELFHGTRHAAAAKELASRTYELSEYLVDVLGVTDVGARYDGVIAFHDACHGMRYMGLGRQARTLLDHVAGARIVALPGSDECCGFGGLFAVKQHQISEAMLHRKLTHITECGCDLVVTGDASCMTQIAGGLSRSKSRVRACHLAEVLANRVRV, from the coding sequence ATGACCGCGCAGCCGCGCCGACGTGCCGCGTTATTCGTTACCTGCATCGTCGATCAGATCTATCCCGACATTGGGTTCGCCGCTGCCGAACTGCTCGAACGCCAGGGGGTCGAGGTGCACGTCCCTCGTGGACTGACGTGTTGCGGGCAGATGGCGTTCAATGCCGGGTTCCGCGACGATGCCTATGCCGTTGCGGGACGAACCATCGAGATCCTGCGCAATCAGGGGGATGTGGTGCTCCCTTCCGGATCATGCGGATCGATGATTCGCCATCTGTACCACGAACTGTTTCATGGCACTCGCCACGCAGCGGCAGCAAAAGAACTGGCGAGCCGCACCTATGAGTTGAGCGAGTATCTGGTCGATGTTCTCGGCGTTACCGATGTCGGCGCGCGATACGATGGCGTCATCGCGTTTCACGATGCATGCCACGGGATGCGCTACATGGGGCTGGGACGACAGGCGCGCACGTTGCTTGATCATGTCGCTGGCGCGCGGATCGTCGCCCTGCCGGGAAGCGACGAATGCTGCGGCTTCGGCGGTCTGTTCGCAGTCAAGCAACATCAGATCTCCGAAGCGATGCTGCACCGTAAATTGACGCACATCACGGAATGTGGGTGCGATCTGGTCGTCACCGGCGACGCAAGTTGTATGACACAGATCGCTGGCGGTCTCAGTCGGTCGAAATCACGGGTGCGAGCGTGTCACCTCGCCGAAGTGCTGGCAAATCGGGTAAGGGTTTAG
- a CDS encoding LutB/LldF family L-lactate oxidation iron-sulfur protein, with protein sequence MSSQTIAFVERVDGALHDPLLQTALERATTRFTGNRARAVADVDNFEALRNQARAIRAGALARLDELLVRLAENVERYGGHVCWAEDGAAARQYIIDLARRRGVRTIVKSKSMASEEIHLNEALEQAGLEVIETDLGEYIIQLAGETPSHIIAPAIHKTREQVRDLFVHHLGMEPTDDIPTMTRTARTVLRQRFLQADMGISGVNFGVANEGAIVIVENEGNARLTTTAPRIHVAIMGIERICESLDDLGVLLQVLARSATGQRLSVYTSIISGPRRPHEPDGPDEFHLVLLDNRRSEIIGGPYAEALMCIRCGACLNACPVYQSIGGHAYGGVYSGPIGAILTPLLQPDLPDAHKLPHASSLCGACEWACPVRIAIPDLLLRLRADAVKNGKFEVYEPLAMFGWRQVMTNPAFYRLGGKMASLGTRLLGRNGPVRWLPPPLDGWTKQRDFPPFAPKTFTELWEERKKQE encoded by the coding sequence ATGTCGTCACAGACGATTGCTTTCGTTGAGCGGGTGGATGGCGCGTTGCACGATCCGTTACTGCAAACTGCTCTGGAGCGAGCGACGACTCGCTTCACTGGCAATCGCGCGCGAGCCGTCGCCGATGTTGATAATTTCGAGGCGCTGCGCAATCAGGCGCGCGCCATTCGCGCCGGGGCGCTGGCGCGCCTCGATGAACTGCTGGTTCGTCTTGCCGAAAATGTCGAACGGTACGGCGGGCACGTTTGTTGGGCGGAGGATGGCGCCGCTGCGCGCCAGTACATCATCGATCTCGCCCGGCGGCGTGGGGTGCGCACGATTGTCAAATCAAAGTCGATGGCGTCGGAAGAGATCCATCTCAATGAGGCGCTCGAACAGGCGGGGCTGGAAGTCATTGAAACCGATCTGGGAGAGTATATCATCCAGCTTGCTGGTGAGACGCCATCTCACATTATTGCGCCAGCAATTCACAAGACCCGCGAGCAGGTGCGCGACCTGTTCGTGCACCATCTGGGCATGGAGCCGACTGATGACATCCCGACAATGACCCGCACAGCGCGCACCGTTCTGCGGCAGCGCTTTCTCCAGGCGGATATGGGCATCAGCGGGGTCAATTTCGGCGTGGCGAACGAAGGGGCGATCGTCATCGTCGAAAATGAGGGCAACGCGCGCCTGACGACGACTGCGCCACGGATCCATGTCGCTATTATGGGGATCGAGCGCATCTGTGAGAGCCTTGATGACCTGGGTGTGTTGTTGCAGGTGCTCGCGCGCTCGGCAACCGGGCAGCGCCTCTCGGTGTATACCTCGATCATCAGCGGACCGCGCCGCCCGCACGAACCGGATGGACCAGATGAGTTCCACCTGGTGCTGCTCGATAATCGCCGCTCGGAGATCATTGGCGGACCATATGCTGAGGCGCTGATGTGCATTCGGTGTGGCGCCTGCCTGAATGCCTGTCCGGTCTACCAGTCAATCGGCGGGCATGCGTATGGCGGGGTCTACTCCGGTCCGATCGGCGCGATCCTGACCCCGCTGCTGCAACCGGATCTTCCCGACGCGCACAAACTGCCGCACGCTTCCAGTCTTTGCGGCGCGTGCGAATGGGCGTGCCCGGTCAGGATCGCCATTCCCGACCTGTTGCTGCGCCTGCGCGCCGATGCGGTGAAAAACGGCAAATTCGAGGTTTATGAACCGCTGGCGATGTTCGGCTGGCGCCAGGTGATGACCAACCCGGCGTTCTATCGCCTGGGTGGGAAGATGGCATCTCTCGGCACCCGCCTGCTTGGGCGGAATGGACCGGTGCGATGGTTGCCGCCGCCGCTCGACGGATGGACGAAACAACGCGATTTTCCACCGTTTGCGCCAAAGACGTTCACCGAACTGTGGGAAGAGCGGAAGAAGCAGGAGTGA
- a CDS encoding DUF3536 domain-containing protein, with protein sequence MERYVCIHGHFYQPPRENPWLETIAPQHSAHPYHDWNERIAAECYTPNTASRILDGDGRIIQIVNNYSRISFNFGPTLLAWLEKYVPATYHAIIEADRQSRTLFAGHGSAIAQAYNHMIMPLANRRDKRTQVIWGIRDFERRFGRMPEGMWLPETAVDIETLETLAECGIRFTILSPYQARAVRKIGATTWQDASGGKIDTTMPYLQHLPSGRTIAIFFYNGHISRAVAFEGLLYNGDNFAHRLIGGFHERMGPQLVHIATDGETYGHHHPRGDMALAYALHYLERERLARLTNYAAFLTLHPPTHEVQIAERTSWSCFHGIERWRSDCGCSTGGREGWKQTWRAPLRAALDWLRDTLAARFETAAERLLFDPWTARDDYIRVVLDRSPESVNAFLAEHATRELNTEERIEVLHLLEIQRQAMLMYTSCGWFFAELSGIETVQVLHYAARAIQLARALDGDDLEPEFLRRLAEAPSNIPQFVNGRGVYEQLVLPHVVDLRQVAAHYAATSLFNIQTDPQRVYCYTVEQRRHRVMEAGHAKLALGVARVTSTITLESAELRYGVLHLGDQNLIGAVRTEDGAESYADLLHTISPAFERADLADVVQTLTRHFGRLDYSLKSVFYDEQRAIVRAILAPALEETAAAYQRLYDRHTPLISFLTNQGIPLPPEVATAAEYAMSMAIYRALTADPPDFERARSLIDSAHRAGVSLAREPLIGELRRSIEQVTARLLTDPESSVLFDRLLNLARLVRALPFAIDLWRAQNDVFAIRATHYAELAARARAGDQRARIWTERFATAATLLGISMSGYGR encoded by the coding sequence GTGGAACGCTACGTTTGCATTCATGGACATTTCTACCAGCCGCCGCGAGAAAATCCGTGGCTTGAAACTATAGCGCCCCAACACTCAGCCCATCCATACCATGACTGGAACGAGCGCATCGCCGCCGAATGCTACACGCCCAACACGGCGTCGCGCATTCTTGATGGCGACGGTCGGATCATTCAGATCGTCAACAACTACAGTCGAATCAGTTTCAACTTCGGTCCCACCCTGCTCGCCTGGCTCGAAAAGTACGTTCCTGCAACATATCACGCGATCATCGAGGCAGACCGGCAGAGCAGGACGCTCTTCGCCGGTCATGGGTCTGCCATCGCACAGGCGTACAACCATATGATCATGCCGCTGGCAAACCGGCGCGATAAGCGGACGCAGGTAATCTGGGGGATCCGTGACTTTGAGCGCCGCTTTGGACGGATGCCGGAGGGTATGTGGCTCCCGGAAACAGCCGTCGATATCGAAACGCTCGAAACGCTGGCGGAGTGCGGTATTCGCTTCACCATCCTGTCGCCCTATCAGGCGCGCGCCGTTCGGAAGATTGGCGCAACGACCTGGCAGGATGCGAGCGGCGGAAAAATTGATACGACGATGCCGTATCTTCAGCATCTGCCGTCGGGACGCACAATTGCCATCTTTTTCTACAATGGTCATATCTCGCGCGCAGTCGCATTCGAGGGATTGCTCTACAATGGCGACAACTTCGCCCATCGCCTGATCGGCGGGTTCCACGAGCGCATGGGACCGCAACTGGTGCACATTGCTACCGATGGTGAGACCTACGGACACCACCATCCCCGCGGTGATATGGCGCTGGCATATGCGCTCCACTATCTCGAACGCGAGCGCCTGGCGCGTCTGACAAACTATGCTGCGTTTCTGACCCTTCATCCACCAACGCACGAAGTGCAGATCGCTGAACGCACCTCGTGGAGTTGCTTCCACGGTATCGAGCGCTGGCGAAGCGACTGCGGTTGCAGCACCGGAGGGCGCGAGGGATGGAAGCAAACCTGGCGTGCGCCGCTCCGTGCCGCGCTCGACTGGTTGCGCGATACCCTCGCAGCGCGGTTCGAGACTGCCGCCGAGCGATTGCTGTTCGATCCATGGACTGCGCGTGACGACTACATCCGTGTTGTGCTCGACCGATCACCTGAGTCGGTTAATGCGTTCCTTGCCGAGCATGCGACCCGTGAACTGAACACCGAAGAACGGATCGAAGTGTTGCATCTGCTTGAGATCCAGCGCCAGGCAATGCTGATGTACACCAGTTGCGGCTGGTTCTTCGCCGAACTATCGGGGATTGAAACGGTCCAGGTGCTGCACTACGCCGCGCGCGCAATTCAGCTTGCACGTGCGCTCGACGGCGACGATCTGGAACCAGAGTTCCTGCGGCGGCTTGCGGAAGCGCCCAGTAACATACCGCAGTTTGTCAACGGTCGCGGCGTCTACGAACAACTGGTTCTGCCGCACGTGGTCGACCTGCGCCAGGTGGCGGCGCACTATGCCGCGACGTCGCTGTTCAACATCCAGACCGATCCACAGCGGGTCTACTGCTACACCGTCGAGCAGCGACGCCACCGGGTAATGGAAGCCGGGCATGCAAAACTGGCGCTGGGAGTGGCGCGAGTCACATCAACGATTACGCTCGAATCGGCGGAACTGCGTTACGGCGTGCTGCATCTCGGCGACCAGAACCTGATCGGCGCCGTGCGCACCGAGGATGGCGCTGAGAGTTACGCCGATCTGCTGCACACCATTTCGCCAGCGTTCGAACGCGCCGATCTCGCCGACGTTGTGCAGACGCTGACGCGGCATTTCGGGCGCCTCGATTACTCGCTCAAGTCGGTCTTCTATGATGAACAGCGGGCTATTGTTCGGGCGATCCTGGCGCCCGCCCTCGAAGAGACTGCCGCTGCCTACCAGCGGCTCTACGACCGCCATACGCCGCTGATTTCGTTCCTGACCAACCAGGGCATCCCGCTGCCGCCCGAAGTCGCCACAGCCGCGGAGTACGCCATGAGCATGGCGATCTATCGGGCGCTCACGGCAGACCCTCCCGACTTCGAGCGGGCGCGGTCGTTGATCGACTCGGCGCATCGCGCGGGGGTGTCGCTGGCGCGTGAGCCGCTGATTGGCGAACTGCGCCGCTCCATTGAACAGGTAACTGCGCGTCTCCTGACCGATCCGGAGTCGTCCGTACTGTTCGACCGCCTGTTGAATCTGGCGCGGTTGGTGCGCGCGCTGCCCTTTGCGATCGATCTGTGGCGCGCCCAGAATGATGTCTTCGCCATCCGCGCAACCCACTACGCCGAACTGGCAGCGCGCGCACGCGCAGGCGATCAGCGCGCACGAATCTGGACGGAGCGTTTTGCGACCGCCGCAACCCTGCTCGGCATCAGTATGTCCGGGTATGGTCGATAA
- a CDS encoding Uma2 family endonuclease, translating to MTTSVPLDVLPVVTAAAPLVGPPQGRWTYADYAALPDDGNRYEIIAGVLYMTPAPGTGHQSVSARLVTFLVTHVEFAGLGRVFAAPVDVELAPDTVVQPDIVVILSANLDRITPSRIIGAPDLVVEILSPGTAGYDRREKQDAYARAGVGEYWIVDPGAQTVELLTLEQGGYRSHGVFRGQARLPSSVVTLPVPVERFFQG from the coding sequence ATGACGACGTCCGTTCCGCTCGACGTCCTGCCGGTTGTCACGGCTGCCGCCCCCCTCGTCGGTCCGCCCCAGGGACGCTGGACGTATGCCGACTATGCGGCGCTCCCCGACGACGGGAACCGGTACGAAATCATCGCAGGAGTGCTCTATATGACGCCAGCCCCCGGCACCGGGCATCAAAGTGTCAGCGCTCGACTGGTGACATTTCTCGTGACTCACGTTGAGTTTGCGGGGTTGGGACGAGTCTTCGCAGCACCGGTCGATGTCGAACTGGCGCCGGATACGGTCGTGCAGCCGGATATTGTGGTCATTCTCAGCGCCAATCTCGATCGCATCACCCCCAGTCGCATTATCGGCGCGCCCGACCTGGTCGTTGAAATCCTTTCCCCCGGCACGGCGGGGTATGACCGGCGCGAAAAGCAGGACGCTTATGCGCGGGCGGGCGTGGGTGAGTACTGGATCGTCGATCCCGGCGCGCAGACGGTGGAACTTCTGACGCTCGAACAGGGCGGGTATCGCTCACACGGCGTCTTTCGCGGGCAGGCGCGCCTGCCGTCGTCAGTGGTCACCCTGCCCGTGCCGGTCGAACGCTTCTTCCAGGGGTAA